AGAACCCGGAAAGCCTGACTATGTTGGCATGGTTGATCTGCCTCAGGATGTTGATCTCGCCCGAGACGTCGCCCTTCAGGACCTTCACCGCGGCATCATCGTTCTTGAACTTGCCGCGGTAGACCGAGCCCTTGATCTTGTTGCCCTTGCTGAAGAACCCGGTGGCGATTTGCAAGTCCTGGAAGGTATACACGGTCAGAGTGTCGATGGCTTCTCGAATGCCAGAAGAGAAGCCAGAGAAGGAACCGCCCTTCACTGCAAGAGAAGCGTGATCCGTCGCAGAGGTGTCTGAGAACTTCTTGGGCGTTAGGCCAGACGATTTCGATTGCTTGCGCTTCTGAGGGTTGTAGCAGAAGAACCAGAGCGCGAGAGCAACAAGAGCAACCGCGAGCCCACCGCCTCCGACGCCGACACCGACGAATACCCACTTCTTCGAAGATCCTGAATTACCGCCCGCCGGCACTGAGGGAGCCTCCGGCGGACTGGCGGGCGGCGACGCCGTCTCGATCTTCGTAGGCTCCGTGGACAGCGGTACCAAAATTGGCGTGAAAGGATAAATCACGCTCGTCACCGTCAACTCGTTCGCGTCCAGCACGCTCTTCTCGCTAACCCCAAACATCTTCGCTATGGCAGAGATCGAATCGCCCCAAGTCACCAGGTAGGTGAGCAAATACTTGGCTCCGGCAGAGCTCTGGTTCGCCGTCGGGCAGGCGCACCGCACCGGGACGGTCAGATTCATCCCCACGGACAGGTTCACAGCGGAGTACGGATTCTCCGCCAATGAGAGCCTGGCAGGTGCTGAGCCCCTGGTAGGTGTCGTTGGCGAGGAGGAAGTACGTGTCGGACACCGATTGGAGCACGTACGAGGCGTTGTGCTGGTAataggaaggaggaggaggtgcaAGCGCAGTCGACGGGGGCGATGACGAGGGTGTCGGGAGGGGGGTGCTCGAGGTTGGTGAGGTTGTTGATGGAGGTCATCTCGGAGATGTAAGGCTGGGAGTTGAGGAGGTAGGCGACGGTGACGAGAGAATTATAGACGGCGGTGGGGCGGAAGGTGACGTAGGCGCGGCAGGAGGTGAGGGGGCCGGTGCAGGAGAAGCCCCGGgtgatgttgttgttgttggagGGGTTTTCGCAGTCGAGCTGCTTGTTGTCGACGTAGGCTTGCTGGGAGAGGAGGAGGCGgggttggaggaggaggaggaggaaggagaagaaggagaagaaggtgaGAGAGACGAACTCCATGGATTCTTCTGCGTTGCGCTTCGGAATGGGTTTCGccaatagagagagaaagagagagagagagagagatggagagatgGAGATAAAGATGGAGAGAGGAGTGATGCGTAGCTGTCGGAGGAATAAGAAATGGGATTtacggaggaagaagaggaagaagaagaaagagacgaCCTGAAATGGAGACTGAGCGAGAGGGGCCCACGGCTGGTCTAGTCCTAGTTGGAGGGAGGATGGTGGAACGCGTCGTGGTGGAGTTGACTAGTTGACTTTTAGGGCCAAATCACATGCCGTGTTGGTTCTggttttgaaaaaaatcttCTTGTCGCAGTTGGGGTACTAGATACGATGAATTCTGACTTGATCGTCTGCAGGAAGAAATTTAGAAAGAGATAAAATTACTCGCGAaaagtaaattatttaaaaaatatttatcagaAAAAGAGCAATCTTTGTataacttgaaataattaattagtgagaattttttttttatagacaACAATTTTATGTTCAGGGATGATGAGAATTCTTTCTCATCagcttattttttttaaatgatactGCCggttatttttagaaaaatatttgccaAAATTAATTTCTGCATGTAACAAGTAGGGGGTGATGTTATCTATAATTTTAGATTAATCAAGGCAAaatctcaatttaaaaaaacagCAAGTCTCTTCGATTTAAGTAGCGTTTGTTCTTCATCACAAATGTATTGGCTGAGATTTCTTAAAAGTATCTTCAAGATCACTCGGAAAACAAATTGTCTCaaagttttgttttcttttttaaattgaaagcCCATGTTGTTAGCAAATAAGTGCATTACAAAAGTATATATATTCATTTGGGTTCTAAACATAATGTATTTGAAAACCCATGTGCATAATCAAGACATGGCTTTTAATTAAGAAACGTTCAAGAGTTGACTTGACTCATCAaaatactttgatttttcaccATATTTCGTGATTGAGATTTCTTCAAAGTACCTTTAAGattacttggaaaaaaaaattgtctagaagctccattttctttttttataattgaaaGTCCGTCTTGTTGGCGAATAAGTGTATTACGAAAGTATATAAATTCACTTAATTTCTAAACATAATGTAATTTAAAATCCGTGTGCATAACCAAGACATTGCTTTTAATTAAGAAATGTTCAAGGGTCCATTTGACTTGATCAGAATACTTCGATTTTTCACCATATTTCTTGATCGAGGTTGGttgaaaaataatgtaatcTCAAGAATTACAATTCAGCCCAACGCCATGCTGAGTTCGAACTCTCGACATGACATGTTTACGCTTCAAGAAACCGGGTTAGAATGGCGCTACAAAGAGATGAAAGTCTGCTGATCTTTAGATCGATGGCGACTTCTCTCATTGTCGGCCGCTTCCTCCCGTTCGATTTGAGACACCTTTTCGCGAGGGTCGCGAAGTCCAAGATCTCACCTCGTCATCGGCGACTTCATGCTGGACCCGGTCTTCCAGGATATTGTACAGACTGTTCTCTTTCATCGCCAGGATGAAGTTCAGCACTAGGCTCTTCTCTTCTACCTCGACTTTACCTCTGGATACAGCCCTCTCTCCTGTCAAGAGCTCTGGCGGAACCACCCCGAAGCAGTAGACGTCGCTCTTGTCCGTGAACTGTCTTGAGTGGAAGTACTCCGGGTTTAGATAGCCGAACGTCCCTTGCAATCCCGAGTTTTCTCCAGCGAGATTGTCTTGGAAATCCCAAAGTACGATATCTTTGCGCCGTAGTTGTTGTCCAGGAGTGTGTTGCTCGATTTGACATCCTGATGGAAGATCGGCATGGATGTGGCCGAATGCAGATAAGCCAGCGCCCCGCAATTTCTAGAGCGATCTTCATGCGGACTTCCCATGATATGCACAAAGAGCGATCCTCACCGTGGAGGTGTTGGGAGAGAGTCCCATTGCTGACGAAATCATAAACTAGTAAGAGGGACCTCCGTCTCGAGACAACATCCTAACAGCTTCACCACGTTCCGGGGGTTCATCTCTGAGAGAATGACGACCTCGTTGAGGAATTGATCGACTTGTTTCTCGTGCATCAGATGGGATTTCTTTATGGCCGCTATTCTTCCATCGGACAGGATTGCTTTGTAAACTGGACCGAAACCTCCCTTCCCGCACATTCTGCTCTCGCTGAAGTTGTCCGTCACTCGCTCCAGCTCCTCCgacatgaaattttttgtctTTACAATTGCACCTTCTTGCGAAGCTATTGCTGGAATAACAAACCACCATTCCGCTTGAAGAACGCCTTCTTTAGTTTGGTTCGTCTTGTCCTTCTAAGCACCAAAGCAAACCAAATTCCAATGGCCTGGGTGACTATCACGGTCAATCGTATCGTGACACCTGCACCCATAGGAGAATAATTAGTCTATGAAAATGAAATCACGTTTCTGGCTCAATGCAAAAGACCAAAAAGTACCGCGAAGAATGATGTCTGCAGTTGTCGCTTAGCGCATGCTATGGTTTCCATCAGAACCGTTTGCAGATGGATCATCACAGTAGAAACCCCCATCGGTGTCGATGCAAAGGGAGTTTTGTACATCGGCGCACATGTTTTTAGTCCCATTGCACTCGTCAATATCTGACATGAAAGCAGATGTTAGAGAATAGCGATAGGATTCGAGAGAGATAGACCACTTGATGTTGGAGAATAGTTACGGGTACTTTTAGCTCGAGACAGTTCAGAACCGAGATCATACCTTGGCATCCTTGGGGGAAGGTATGCATTTCCTTCGAAACTCGTGTCACAGCGATGTCCTCAGCCGCCAAAGTCGATACAGTGAGCATTTGGGCCATAATCATTGTTGGAGGTGTTGCCTGTTCTAGGATCTGGTTCGCATGTTGCGTTCCCAGCAACCCAACTTTATACCATTGGAATCTCGGGGTCATCATATTTAACGTGAGGGAATTTCTTCTCCGCAATGAAAGCACGGCTGCTGTGGGGTGGATTCTAGTGATCACTCGAGTTGTCGACACTGAACattctgagagagagagagagatttaagCCCTAGGGGAATAGCTTGTGGAGATAATACTCCCTAAAGCAATTTTGAACCATGACAAAACTTATCCTAGGATAAGTCTTTGATTCTAATGATAAGTATTTTTTAGGTGGAAAGTTTGATGGGAAATAATCAGATAATATCAATTAGAATCAAAGTTGcggcttaattctttcctttcttatttgTTCTTTCAAATGGCTAGAAGGAGGGTAATATACTCGTGTAATGGCTAGTGGTGATTGGTTGGATTTCTTGCCTTGTATTTAAGGAATTCCAATAGGAAAGTTTTCCGAATATCTCTTGGAGATTTGACTTTCTTGGAATAAAAGACTGGAGGCAAAACATTCTTTCCAAGATGAAGTACTAGACTTTTGGAAATCCGAACTGCTGTATGGGCGGCAAAATCTATGGGAAGTATCATTCTCGGTGACCTTGAAGCAATCAGACTCTAAGTGAGATTCGggccaacgagtagattggctAAATAATCCTCTTGGAGATATGTCCAAGAGTTAGCTTGGATTGGGAGGAGTATAATAGAAGGTTTCAAAATTGGATCAAGTGCATTCACGAGAATCAAAGCTTTTAATTCTAAAGTCTAAAAAGTGTTTTCTAATCATATACATTCGTCTTTGTGAGCGACATTGTGCAATTATTTAGAGGTTGAGAGTGTGTGAGGAGTTATTCACACGAGCTTGAGTATTTACTGCTCAGATTTTGTAACCTTTGATGGGTTTTTTATAATGGAATCCAGTCAATAAGCTATTAGCATAGGAGAATAGACGTAGGCTTacaaaagccgaaccactataatcttttgtgtgcaattctctatctcttactctttttttttttattaattgtgaTAGAATTGCACATCGGTAAGATCTAACCGTATCGTCTTTCGTCACCAATAGTTGTTTTGCtgtaatagtaatttcaattttctcatttcCGTAAAATTACCTATTCAACCATTCTAGGTGATAGTTCTAATcataacaattggtatcagagcatgatTACtctttattgaagtgttttattACTTTTGAGTTAATGATCCTTCTATGGCTAGCAATATTGCAGTAGGACTGATGGAAGAATAGAGTGATACAAGGCCTCCATACTTAAATGGAAAAGACTACAACATCTAGAAGAACAAGACGAAAGTATTCATTAGATCTAAGGATTCCTTGGAGTGTAACGTTATTATCAAGGGCATAAATCCTGAAACTTCTTCGTCcaaagaagaaggcaaaaaacCTAAAGTCTCAGCCTTATTTGATGTGGATatcaagaaaagagaagcattagatgctaaagcaatttattcattatattaTGCATTATCTCCTTCTGAATATAACCAAATTTTCTCATGTGAATAAATGAAAGAATCTTGGGACAAGTTGCAAGTGACATACGAAGGAACTGATAGGGTTAAGAAGACGAAGATAAACATTATTCTCCAACAAATACGAAGCATTCAAGATGTAACCCGATAagaactgacatgtttagtagATTTACTAACATTGTCAATAGACTGGCATATCAAGGGCAACTTGTATCAGACCTTGTAAAAGTGAACAAGATTCTTTGAGGACTATCCAAAGAGTGGAGCAATAATAAGACATGTATTTGAGAAACTTAGAGAATATCTCCTCTCTGTAGATGGACTCGTGGGAACACTACAATCCCATGAAGAAGAACGTCTAAACGACGAAGACActagaggtaagaaatcaatagctttaaaatctaatattAATTCTGATAATTCAGATTCAGATGATGATAAAATTACACTCATGGTGAAAAAGCTTCAAAGAATGgctggaaaaagaaggaagtttgaaggaaagagaccCTCAAATCAtctgaacaaaagagaagtttcAATGATAGAGACGAAAATAGAGATGTTGTCTGTTTTGAGTGCAAGAAGCAAGGACACATCAAGACCAATtgtcatcttttgaagaaaagaaagaacaagtatgaaaagacaaagaaagcacTGAAGACCAAAATGTTGAGCgatactgagtgtgaagaaagcGATGAAGACTACGCTAATATTTGTTCGACGGCAAAATTTGATTATGAGGgagaatttgaggtaagtaatttggaTATTCCACTTGAAGTATCTAATTACATAGATGAATTATTTATTGATTACAAGGCTACACTTAGAAATTCTCAAAAccgaagaaagaaaatttaaaattgagaCAACAAGAttctttataaaaagaaaagattgagtgtcttgaaaaagatcttcaagtaaaagaaaatcatgattccattttaaaagaaaatgatcttttgaaaaaggaaattttggatgttacaaaaaggttttcaattgATTCAAAAACTTTGGAGCATAATTTGTCCATTCAGATCCTATATTACAACAAATCGGGACATGATaattttatgacacaaaaagaggaagaagaaaaagcatccgagattttttttttctttcttttaaaaatcattttagaaaacagTTTGTAAAACTTGTTGGTTGAAACCTTCTTAATTTTCAATCTGCGACAGCCatgatcattttgaaaatgaccGTTCAAAAGGTTGGAAGTTGATTTGGAGAAAGTTTCTAAACATGGCTAATCCTTTTAACTAAAGAAGATTCAGCTtgatatgggtaccaaagaagacttgaacttgttttgatttttgtaGGTACCAAAGcagaagaaaaacaagtggTGCCTTGATAGTGgttgctcaagacacatgactgGTGATCCAAACAAGTTTGTGAACTCACTAGATTTAATGGTGGAAGCGTATTCTTTGGAGAgaacaataaagaaaagattATTGACAAAGAAACAATTGAGATTGGTAATCTGATTGTAAGAGATGTATCCCTTATTAAAAGACTGAACTATAATTTGATTAGTATCACTCAATTATGTGACACTGGATACGAGATTTGCTTTCAAGAAAACAAGTGCTCAGGCACTAGCAAAGATCATAAGCAGTATTTTATAGGAAtgagacatggaaacatctacctatTGGATATAACAACTGATGATGTTCAACATCTAATATAGACCTCTAGTACAAGAAGTTTGGACACATAAATACCATGCAAATCTCAAAACTCTCCTCAAAGAGATTGGTACGAGAATTACTAGatctaaaatttgaaagatCTGAAGTTTGCTCAATTTGTGCCCTTGGTAAACAAATAAGAAGTTCTTTCAAATCCATCAATTTTGTTAGTACTAACCGAATTTTGTAGCTTTTTCATATGGACATCTTTGGACTAACAAGAGCGCAAGGTTTGGTAGGTAAAATGTACTACTTGGTAATAGTTGCTGATTATACAAGGTACACGTAGGTTTTCTTTCTTGTACACTAGCATGaagcattttctcatttttcaaaatttgcaaaaaaaattcaaaatgaaaaaggatattcAATTTCTTGCATAAAAACAGATCATGGGAGAGAGTTCGAAAACCAAAGTTCcataaaattttttagaaaaaaaccTTCTATGCGCTTTTCAAAGGTAGGAAACcatatatttcatattttcaagtGTTTGGCTATAgatgttttattttgagaaatactAATGATCGGCCTGGTAAGTTTGATGAAAGATCAGTTGAAGGTATATTTCTAGGGTACTCAACCACAAGTAAGGCTTTCAAAGTTTACAATAAAAGATCTCACACAGTGGAGGAGTTTATCAACGTGAAGTTTGATGAGAATCATCAAACTCTTGAAGATTTTGATCAAGGAGAGCAACAATCTAAAGTAGTTCAACAATGAGAAGAATCGAGGAATCAAAATCAGATGAATAACTTCAACAACCAAAAAAGTCTAAGAAGCACAACAGTGAGAAACCCATAATGTCTGATGAAAGATTCGATAGAAACTTGAAGTACAAGTTAAGCCATTCAAAAGATCTAATCATCGGAGGTATTGATGATAATATTAGAATGAGATCAGCACCAAAAGAAGCCATCAGTACTTTGGCACTCATTTTAGAGATTGAACCAAGAAGTAATGAGGAAGCTTTGTCAAATGAACATTGATCTGAGAAATGCAAGAGGAACTT
The window above is part of the Eucalyptus grandis isolate ANBG69807.140 chromosome 6, ASM1654582v1, whole genome shotgun sequence genome. Proteins encoded here:
- the LOC104450367 gene encoding LOW QUALITY PROTEIN: protein LYK5 (The sequence of the model RefSeq protein was modified relative to this genomic sequence to represent the inferred CDS: inserted 3 bases in 2 codons; deleted 1 base in 1 codon) yields the protein MEFVSLTFFSFFSFLLLLLQPRLLLSQQAYVDNKQLDCENPSNNNNITRGFSCTGPLTSCRAYVTFRPTAVYNSLVTVAYLLNSQPYISEMTSINNLTNLEHPPPDTLVIAPVDCACTSSSXSYYQHNASYVLQSVSDTYFLLANDTYQGLSTCQALLAENPYSAVNLSVGMNLTVPVRCACPTANQSSAGAKYLLTYLVTWGDSISAIAKMFGVSEKSVLDANELTVTSVIYPFTPILVPLSTEPTKIETASPPASPPEAPSVPAGGNSGSSKKWVFVGVGVGGGGLAVALVALALWFFCYNPQKRKQSKSSGLTPKKFSDTSATDHASLAVKGGSFSGFSSGIREAIDTLTVYTFQDLQIATGFFSKGNKIKGSVYRGKFKNDDAAVKVLKGDVSGEINILRQINHANIVRLSGFCVHEGNTYLVYEYAENGSLSDWLHSKKFESYSVLSWKQRVQVAYHIADALNYLHNYTNPPYVHKNLKTSNVLLDANFRAMVANFGLARAVEDSDEEGGLQMTRHVVGTQGYMAPEYIENGVITSKLDXFAFGVVMLELLSGREAAGDTKNGEELLSAAIKRVLDGDSVRENLRGFIDPSLKDEYPLDLAFSMAELAKRCVSNDLNARPQMAEVFMTLSKILSSSLDWDPSDEFDRSQSMSHGQ